From Bacteroidia bacterium:
GTTTTTTGGATAAAACACAATTTTGGGTATATAATTTTTCCAACCTGTTGCATTTGATTTCATGAGGCCATATTTTTCTTTGGCCATCCGGAGCTGAGGTTGCAAGGGTTTAAATAAAGCGTATTGTTGGTAGATTGCTTCTAATTTTTCAAATTTAGATTGGATAATGGTTTCATCGTAACAGCTTCTCAAGGCCAAACTTTCAAAATAGGCAGTGTTCAGTTGCTCCTTTACCTCGTTGATGGAATGTGGTAAGCAACTTAAACTATCGACCTTAATTAGAGAGTGCTCTTGATTAAGACTAATTAAGGCCTGATAATAGGCCGAAATAGCTTCCCAATTTCCGTAGCTTGAACTTAATCTGCCCAAGGCATTTTTTTCATTCTTGTCAAAAACTTTGTACAAGGTATCCGGGTCTGCTAATGAACTTAGGGAGAAATAAAATATAGGAAGATCCAGTCCTAGCTTTTGCTTCCAAAATCTTTTTTGCTCGGCTTGGTTGGCACTTTGGCTACCTACCTCCCCGCCAGATTGTGCGGCAACAACCATTCTTTCAACGGGGTCACCCGGCGCATTGATAATGATAACAAAAGAAATAAGGGTTATAGCCACTAAGGTGGGAATGAAAACCAGGATTCTTTTGAAAATGTATTTTAACATAGGTTTGGAAGTGGCGAAAATACATTCAAACTCCCATTTTTTATAAGAAAAATTTGAAATCCGGACAATTTCTAACAAATGAACATTGGAATGTGACTTTTATTCCGGTTTTACTATTTCATGACACTTGATTTTCTTGTTTCTTTGTTTAAATAATCGAACAATGGCAAATTTTAAACGTGTCGGTGTTTTTCCGGGTTCCTTCGATCCAATTACACTTGGTCATGAAGATATTATTAGAAGATCATTGAGCCTTTTTGATGAAGTAGTGGTGGCAATTGGAACCAATTCGGCCAAGAATTATATGTTTACCCTGGAACAGCGGTTGGCAATGATACAGGAAGTTTTTGCCGGTGATACCCGGGTAAAGGTGGACACTTTTACCGGATTAACCGTCGATTATTGTCGTTCAAAGGATATTCGTTACATCATTCGTGGGTTACGAACTTCTCCGGATTTTGAATTTGAAAGGGCCATAGGACAAATGAATAAAGCCATGTATCCGGAATTAGAGACGGTTTTCTACCTCACAGAACCCGGTCTAAGCGCTATCAATTCAACCATTATTAGAGATATTTTAAAAAACGGGGGCGATGTTCAAGCCTTTATTCCTCAAAGTCTAAATTTACAATCTTACGGGTACTAAGTGAAGTTTACCAACGTTACCTATTGCAAAGCCATTGAATGAGAATTTCCAAATTGTGTTTTAGTTCACTAGTCTTAATAGTAGTATTTCAAAGTAGTTTGCCTTTATATGCTCAGCATATTCAAGGCGTTGCGAAAACTTTGGCCGGAAAGAAAATTGGGCTTTATACCTATTCGGATTTTATAAGCTTTGAAGAGAAGAAGCTTGCCGAAGTGGAAGTGTCTAATACGGGCAATTTTGTGATTGATTTAAAAGTTCAAAGAACAACTTATTGTTTTCTAAAGTCCGGAACCAACTATTCCGATTTTTTTATTCAACCAGGAAAGTCCTACTCTATTATTTGGCCCGATTTTACCAAAAAACCGGATGAAGCAAGGCCCTATTTTGATAGGCAATTCAAAAAAGTTATTTTTCAAAATTTGGATAGTCTGGATTTGAATGCCAGTATTAATCGATTCAATAGCTATTATGATCAATTTCTTGAAAAAAATGCCGCAAGTTTGCTAGTTAGAGGACGTTCAGCTGAGTTGATAAAGGCCTTAAGAAGGGCAGCCTACACGCAGTTTGGTAATATAACTGATCCGGCATTTCGCAATTATGTCGACTATAATTTGGCTATTGTAGAGCAAATTACCCCTGTTCGTAAGGAAGTAATTTATTCGGCTTATATAAAAACAAAACCGGTTAGACCTTATGATCTAATGTACATGGATTTTTTTGCTCAGTTTTTTGAGAAATACCTACACAATTATGTACTTTCAAAAAAGAATCCTCAAATTTATAAGATACTGAATGCAGGAGGTCCTTGGATAAATCTGGATAATGAATTGAAAAACATACCTTTTCTGGCCAATGATAGTGTTCGTGCTCTAGTTACCCTAATCAATCTTCGAAGTTTGTTGGGAGTAAGTGGAATTCAGAAGGAGTCAGTTAAGAAGATGTTCAAATTGATCGAAAGGGAATCACCCATGGAGTTTATCAGAATCATGGCAGGTAACTTGCT
This genomic window contains:
- the coaD gene encoding pantetheine-phosphate adenylyltransferase; its protein translation is MANFKRVGVFPGSFDPITLGHEDIIRRSLSLFDEVVVAIGTNSAKNYMFTLEQRLAMIQEVFAGDTRVKVDTFTGLTVDYCRSKDIRYIIRGLRTSPDFEFERAIGQMNKAMYPELETVFYLTEPGLSAINSTIIRDILKNGGDVQAFIPQSLNLQSYGY
- a CDS encoding TlpA family protein disulfide reductase; the encoded protein is MRISKLCFSSLVLIVVFQSSLPLYAQHIQGVAKTLAGKKIGLYTYSDFISFEEKKLAEVEVSNTGNFVIDLKVQRTTYCFLKSGTNYSDFFIQPGKSYSIIWPDFTKKPDEARPYFDRQFKKVIFQNLDSLDLNASINRFNSYYDQFLEKNAASLLVRGRSAELIKALRRAAYTQFGNITDPAFRNYVDYNLAIVEQITPVRKEVIYSAYIKTKPVRPYDLMYMDFFAQFFEKYLHNYVLSKKNPQIYKILNAGGPWINLDNELKNIPFLANDSVRALVTLINLRSLLGVSGIQKESVKKMFKLIERESPMEFIRIMAGNLLRQSQNLVQGTKAPAFVLENSEGEQVSLDELKGKFVYLEVTDPNCSSCLSESKVIPIYRKKYGDKIRFITVLLKSSQSRAKAFKEMNKFDWEVLFAPSGSDFSELYDIKSVPQYFIIGPDGKFFRSPAEKPSHNAEKDFSDIKFKY